GTTGaaagatgatttttattattgctTATATGGTTATTAGAACTATAGATTCATTTTatctactataaaaaataaataaagtaggtTTTCCAGTAGCTGGCATTAGGAAATTAACCAATTGAGAGAGGGACAGAAAAGGGGTGGTTGAAATAGgccatataaaattaaaatggttgTCAGTTTCTTTTTAACTACTTTGAccacttattttaaaactttattaaatgaaaataaaaaaggttgTAGAACCATTATTGTCCATGACTAAtcactatatttttaaattgatttcaCTTTCTTTGGACACTACTTCAGACAATAATTTGCAAGGGGAGAAAGAAACAAATAGCTTGTTCTGGGAATTAGGTTTATTATCAAATAAGTTGAAATTGCTCTATCAAAATaacatttcatattatttttatcaatctaTCTCATCTCATGTGATCAATTAACCATCAAATGTTAGGCATAGATGCACGTAATGTcttaattaagttattaattCTTTCCAATACATTTAAGGATTggaatagtatattaaaactcCCTGTCACTACCACTTTGGTGGAtgctaattaataaaatttgacctCTTATCCTCTTCCCCCATTTGCCCGCTCAAAGATTAAGTCCAAATGGAATTTGTCTAACTTGTAATGAATTTACTTTGAAAACATCAAAGTctacttttattcatttcttcATTGTGTGTCAAAGAataagtaaaaagtgaaaaaagtttgatgtccattaaaataaatggttTAGGACAGCTATATAAATTCCaaaccatataaaaaaagGCTAATCACATTAAATTAGCCATATACAATTGGctcaatttatcaaattactCTATTTCAACATACAATGTCTTCTAGgcatttataaaaatacaattaaatataacatCCAAGCGTTTGTAGTCCAACGGTTAGGATAATTGCCTTCCAAGCAATAGACCCGGGTTCGACTCCCGGCAAACGCATAATTATGATTAGCAAAGTTTTTTGCcttaatttcatgatttacaAATCAAACTTTTAGTATTCTTCACAATGTAGTCAAATAATTCACTTGGTATAGCATCCATCATACTGTATAGTGATCTCGTCGGGCGACCCTCCACCGGAAACCCTAAAGCACCCGAGCTCGGCCGAGGAAGACGGCAACGACAAGCAAACCTCAGTCGGCCTTGCCAAGGGCACCTCCATCAACGGCTCGTCACCATTGAGAAAAACTTGCACTACTTTCCTCATCTTAGGCCTCTCCATTTGATTAGGGTTCAAACAAGCCAACCCCACAACCAAACTCCTCCTCACTTGCTCCTCGTCACACCGGCCCCTCAATGCCTGATCCACGCACGAGATCAACGCGCCCTTCTCGTGCAAACTCCACACAGAATCCACCAAACTAAACTCCTCCATCACACCCCTCGACCTCCTCCCGCACACCACCTCAAGCACCACCATCCCGAAGCTGTAGACGTCCGACTCAGGGGTGGCCCGGCCAGTGTAGCTGACCTCGGGTGCCAAATAGCCTATCGTTCCAGCAACCATGGTCGTCACAAAAGCATCGTCTCCGAGCAACCTTGCTAGGCCAAAGTCACCTAGATGAGCATTGTAGTTGGAATCAAGCATCACATTGTTCGGCTTCACATCTCTATGGACTACAAGATTGTCACACTCCTCGTGAAGGTACAACAAAACAGAGGCAAGCCCTGATAGAATCTTGAACCTACTTTCCCAATTTAGAAACTCTTTGCCTATGTAACGGTCCAGGCTCCCGTTTGGCATGTATTCGTACACGAGTAGTAGCTGTTTCCGGTCATGGCACCACCCTAGTAGCTGCACCAGATTCTTATGCCTCAAACGCCCTATCGTGCAAATCTCCGCTAAGTACTCCTTCTCACCTGCAACAGTAGCAGACGAAACAACGGATCTTCACGATCGATGACAATCAATAACCACTATAAATAGTAACATAACAAATTCAGGAGAACAACTACCTTGGCTTGAAGTtgcattgatttttttgacaGCAATGGTAGAATCAGGCAAAACGCCTTTGTAAACACTTCCGAATCCGCCTATTCCAAGCAGATTTTCTTTGCTAAAGCCGCGTGTAGCCTTTTCCAGCTGCTTGTATGTGAAGAACTTAGGAACATTGGCTGCATTCTTGGCCAAGTTTTCAATGTCTCTCCACCCCTCGCGCCTCGCCTTACGTCTCCTCCTAGCAGCAGCCAAGATCAGGATAGCAGCAAGTGCTAGCACCACAAGAGTTGGGATTAGAATGTGCAATACTGTTGTAGGCTTGTTACCACCAATTCCCTGATTCAGGGAGTCCTCTGGCAATGCATACAAAGTGAAATTCCAATCAAGAATCTGGTGAGTTTCGGATATATGGCCGGTTGAGCCGGTGAAGCCCACGTAGGCTTGCTGTGGAACGGTGTCTTCCATGGCGATCTTATGCTTCAAGAAGCTCACCATAGGTTCGTTTGCATACGCCACGTGTACTTGAAGCATTTTTTTGAGGCCATCGTATTCGATCTTGATTCTAATGTTTCTCCCACTTTTAAGATCAATCCCTACATCATTTAGGCTTCTTACAGCCACCGGATGCTCGACATCAGTGGTGTCGATGGCGATGTGGTTCTTGTCTATGTCTCGAGGGTTCTTGTAGGTGTCGAACTCCACAGCTAGTTGTCGTAAAAACCCTGAACTTGCCAAAAAAaggtagtagtagtaaacATTTTGTGAGAGAAGAGAACAAAAAATGGcctaactaattaactaaCCTTCTGTTGAAGGATCCATGAGGCCTATGTAGGAGCCGTAGCTATCCGGTGGCGATGGCTTGTCATCTTGTGCGATGATGAACGCCATCCCATCACCGGATACATTTGAACCCGACGTGATTCTGATGGTGAAGGTGGTGGAGAAGGACGACGGCCATGCAAGAATAGGGTAACGGAATAGAACCCGTCCCACAAGGCTCGTCTCTTGCGCCTCGTCCGGGGTGATGGTTAGGCTTCCATTGGCACAAGTTACTGATCCCAAACATATCAAGTTGCTTCTGTTTTCACAACTTGACGAATCAAACGATGGGAAGGTGAAGTTTTGGGATCCCACTAAGATACAAGAAAGTAGATGGATTAGCAAAACGAGAAGTGGAATTAACACCATTGTTAATTATGAGTTAATTTGTGACAAGATTGTGTTGATAAATAGAAGGCAGAACCTAATTATCATCTTATTAGTGGAAGGTAATGGCGTCGTCTACCTATAAGTAGGATTAGTGTAGTCAAACTCTTGTTACTATGTAAGATTCTTGAATCTCGTTTGCTTATGTTTTCCACACATGAAAACAAGAATAGGAATTCACTAAATTTGGACACAATCAAATCTTGAGATCCATAGTTACCCTCTCAAGTTAACAAAATTGCAATCAAAGCACATGATATAAAATAGCCGTCGCTGTAAATTCTTATCAAATTCCCACATATAAAAGTTTAAATGTTTCGAGCATAATATGTAACACCCAATATATGCTTAgatgaaatttattatttcaataaggAAATATCTGGATTGTgatatatagataaatattttgaattaaaactgATCATTGTTAATGGAGATTGagctttattttaaatataaatatatgaagcCTTTAGTATTAAGAGTTTGTATtagtgtataaaatattttgcaaagagaactaaaatgattttagatgatgtaattaattagaaacAGAACTCCTAAATTGCTTGAATTTAATACATACTTCTTGtatactccataaaagtgTCGATTAGTTTTAGTGGAGTTAAGGAATTGTTTAGTTTTCAACTTATTCTTCAAATAGAATGAATAGTCTAGAAGGTGGATAATATCCTAGTACTATTATGAAAACAAATTGAATCACACGTCAATAAATATGGAATAATctagagaaaaatatataaccaTGTGTAGTAACATATAACTAGACACTTGTCTTTCTTCCTAATGACATAATCAAATAATGAACTGATGCCCAATATATATTCTTTCCATCACCATATTCGAAAGGAAGGAGAATCGGCCTCCATATCTCACACACCGGCAAGTAGGCTCCTTAATTCCAAGGTTAAGGCCGTTTTCCAGTTAATCGAGCAACATATCACGAATatggtactccctctgtttcttcataattgagtcattttaccatttcgggaagtttaTTCATAGTTAAGTCGTTTTcttatatggtaactttttcctctctcttactttactctctcttactttattctctctactttattcactttatattttattctctctaccttttcctctctcttacttttttatctatttatttaacacacccaacattcatttctaaaactccgtacCGAAGaatttcgcctcaactatgaagaaacggagggagcaCTAAATTAAGGCACAAATGCTTTGTTGGGAAGAAGAAACCATCGGATCCTAGTCTATTTATATGacccaaaattgatcaaatattGAGTTTAGAAATCTAAAAATTTCATGCATTCTTAAAATTGTTGTAAGATATATGATCATAACATGTACTCATTGTCatgttttcataattattttttcaagttGATGAAATTATATGGGGAATTGATTTGAGTTGAGggaaattgtttttgtttgaacAATCGTGATATCACCACTCATTCGGTGGATGATATCACCACTCATTCGGTGGATTTGGGTGTTACATAATACAAGAAAGAAGGTAGAATAACACAAATTAGCCACTAAAGCAAAAAAAGACTGATCACCAATAACATGTATCTGT
The genomic region above belongs to Salvia hispanica cultivar TCC Black 2014 chromosome 3, UniMelb_Shisp_WGS_1.0, whole genome shotgun sequence and contains:
- the LOC125210220 gene encoding probable L-type lectin-domain containing receptor kinase S.5, with product MVLIPLLVLLIHLLSCILVGSQNFTFPSFDSSSCENRSNLICLGSVTCANGSLTITPDEAQETSLVGRVLFRYPILAWPSSFSTTFTIRITSGSNVSGDGMAFIIAQDDKPSPPDSYGSYIGLMDPSTEGFLRQLAVEFDTYKNPRDIDKNHIAIDTTDVEHPVAVRSLNDVGIDLKSGRNIRIKIEYDGLKKMLQVHVAYANEPMVSFLKHKIAMEDTVPQQAYVGFTGSTGHISETHQILDWNFTLYALPEDSLNQGIGGNKPTTVLHILIPTLVVLALAAILILAAARRRRKARREGWRDIENLAKNAANVPKFFTYKQLEKATRGFSKENLLGIGGFGSVYKGVLPDSTIAVKKINATSSQGEKEYLAEICTIGRLRHKNLVQLLGWCHDRKQLLLVYEYMPNGSLDRYIGKEFLNWESRFKILSGLASVLLYLHEECDNLVVHRDVKPNNVMLDSNYNAHLGDFGLARLLGDDAFVTTMVAGTIGYLAPEVSYTGRATPESDVYSFGMVVLEVVCGRRSRGVMEEFSLVDSVWSLHEKGALISCVDQALRGRCDEEQVRRSLVVGLACLNPNQMERPKMRKVVQVFLNGDEPLMEVPLARPTEVCLSLPSSSAELGCFRVSGGGSPDEITIQYDGCYTK